A stretch of DNA from Takifugu flavidus isolate HTHZ2018 chromosome 22, ASM371156v2, whole genome shotgun sequence:
GTGCGCACTTTACCATGCAGCAAATCACAGTCGCTGACCAACACGTTCACGGAGACGCTGCGAGGGAACGTGACCGAAGACGAGGCCAAAGCCGAGACCATCCGCAGCCTCCGCCAGTCCTTCGCCAGCCTCTTCTCTGACTAACGGCCTCCTTCCTCGTCAGGTTTGAGAGGAAAATCAAAGAAGAAATCCCGACTGCTGTTTCTGTGATGGAGTTTGCGTCCCCCACCGAGTCCCGCCGTCCCGTCGGTGGCGTTTAACCCTGCCGTCACTTCATCGCTCAAACAGACcgcagaggttaaaggttaaaatatCCATCTGTTGTCAGAGCAGACACCAGTTCCTCTGCTCAGCTCGATGTCTTTAGCTGTTTATTTCGCGTCATTCggttcctctcatcctcctaCCCACAATCCTTTGTGTTAGGCTGTCAGGTGTGTTGTGCATTtacagtgatttaaaaaaaaacaactccagCAGGGAAACATTATTGGAACGTGCATGATTGTCTTTTTGGCTGTTTATTCCTTTAATCGCTGATCAACTCTCAGCTTCTGAGCGGTTTCTCAGATGTGGGCGACGCTCTGCGGCGACCTTCGGGCCCCCAGAACCTCCTCCCATCTGCTGCGGTCACGGCGCTGCTCCCTCCTCAGCGTAATCTTACCaaagtgcttttctttttaaccgAGCACGCAGCCATGTCCCTCGTGCACTGGGTCAGAACAAATAATTTGCTTGGTGCAAATGCTGCACTGGCTGGCAGCCGCCGTCTTccacctcagccccccccccccccccgcatctaCGATTTCACTCTTCTGGGGTTTTGTGAGCAGAACCTCAGTgagttctctcttttttaaattcaaaactTCCTCTGATTATTGGTTTTTCAAGCTGTGGAGCCGATATCTCATCTCAACCAGCAGATCCGTTGCCGTCCGTGTTCCTGCCTCTCGGAACGCACGTGGGAAATATTCCAGCAGAATTTTCAGTTTTCCTCACTGTTTCCGTCCTGGACTGCAGTGAAACTTTGGTTCACTCTCAGCTGCGTTCGGCTCCACCCGAGCTGCGCAACTTCCTCTTGCTCTGATGTCACTTGCACCTCCGGGCCAGACGTTGGTGGAGACAGTTCCGTGTTTATCTTTGCACTTCTGAGTCTGTTGATCTCGATCCTCGTTTTCATGTGTGTAACTGCAGAAGCATCAGTGCAACCGTGTGAAAGTGGTCAAGTCCTTTCAAGGAACCTGTGattcacaataataataacaacaacaataattcagTCTAAATCAATGTAATTGCATGATTCTGTGTAATTCTACAatggtgtgtttgggtgttCTTGTGCAAACTGTACATTTGTTCTTCTGGTTAATCAGTGTTACCAAAAAAATTGCAATAATTCTATTCCTAATATTTTCCAATCACTTTGATTTTAAGCTCTTCAGCATGACTTTTGGGTGATGGTTAGTACTTATTCACGTTTACTGTCAGTAGTTAAATGtctgtgttgtatttttttGCACTAAAAGAAGGAGTGTTAGCTCGACAGAAGACACCACAGTGCTCGTCGCATCAGTGAGCCAGGAGCAGTTAGAGGTTTTCCTCTtccaaacatctgctgtgtggggaggaaggaaggagcccCACAGCAGCCGCTGTGCTAACGACCGATGCCTTCATAGTTAGCATGCTGCATGAAGAtgcaggtcaaaaggtcagtgATGAAACGCTGCTGTCAGACATTAGCCTAAAGCCACTTTTATCCTATATTTTATCCAGTTTAgcgagcaaaaaaaaaagtgtttttgtgccAAAACCTGTCCGGATGGAAAAAGTTTCCGACTTTTCGGTCAAAATAAGCTTGAGAATCATTTCACCTCAGCCAACGATTGGGCTCCTCGCCACGTTTAGCTCCGCACGAGTGACCACTGTGATTCTTCTGTTCATTCCAGCCGCGTCTGTGAAGCTAGATGCTGTTTTGTTATTGGTCGGCACCTTTGCTAGCATTTCTTTGCTTCTGGGACTGtctcaaaaaaaggaaaaaagaccaaatctGCATTTTGTTGTGAGATCCGACGTCTTTGTTCTGAGTACCACTGCGGTGCAATAAGCCATAACGAAACCATGAGGATGTTCTATCCCTTATGTGCTAGGCAATAACTCCTGTGAGCAGATATGAACCACTGTGTCCTGACTGTCCCGCAGACGCACCTTTGTCATTTTAAGTTTAAAGGAATATTGGGAAACCTTCGTCGCAGGCTTAAATCCATGGGAGGGAACCGTGAGGCTTGTTTTGATCAATGCGCCTGAGCTTATTGAAACTGTAAAAGTTACTACCTCAAGATCCGCAGAGCTCCGCACGAACAGCGCGGAGCCGTAGTCGAGGGTCATCGGGACCAGGTGGGCCAGAAATTAAGTCAAATAATTCGTTACGCGAGCAAGAACGTTAATCTTCAAGAGAAGACGTTGAACAGGCTAATTGGAAGGACGGACTGTGGTTAAATGGGGCTTCTAATCCCAGGTGACAGGAACCTGAGACAGGAAAATGGTGGTCCCAGAATTCCTGATTATTCTTGCCGTGACCACGACCCAAACGCCATCATCTGAGCGGCAAATCGGGCCCTAAAGTGTCCGATTTCGGCCCCCCGACACCAGAAACCCGTTTAACCGCCACACGAGGGGACGATAACCATCAGCGCTGCTCATTTCACGCTCCCGCCCGCCATAAAGTGTGACGTGCCCTTTCTTGAGCGACGGGCCTTTTGTGCGAGGTCGTCATGGAAACGCCAGTCTGCTGTAAACACGGGCTGGTTTTGATTCAGAGTTCCGTCTTCTCCTGAGCAGAGTGGCGGCTGACGTGTTCTGTACTTTCGGTGTGAGTAATGCTGTGTGTATCGGTGTAAACGTGGCAtgaccccctgacccctgaccccccccccggcgTGCCTCAGGTGTGTTCCTTTTGACCGTCGTGTAGTTCTGATGTCTGGCTGCCTACTCGTGATGACGTGTGATGCATCTCGTGTGAactttctctgcttttctttcgTGCTTTGGCTCCTGTAAACGAAGACTTCTGTTATTAAAGGTAACAGCTTTTGCTAAACCTGCGTCTGCGTCCCACTTCCTCCGGGGCTCCGCCGGAGCCACTTCTctcttcatttgtttctttctccttttatgGTCACCGTTGCAGAAGATCTGGCTCCGGCCGCGCTTTTAAAAAACCGGGAACATTCGGAATATGTGGTGATAATCCCGAAATCCCTTCATCTTGGATTACGGCTGCGTTTTATTCCCCCTGGCGTGAGGACCCAGGGAGTTTAAAAGCCCAGCGGCCACTCTGCGTTTCATCTGCTGCCCGCTTCCCGTCAGCCCCCCTAATGAATCATGTTAGGCGTTAATGTTACAGCGCAAATAAGAAACACATTCAGCAATAACTTTGTCCTCTTATTGCTTTTCACACAATGGCATCAGCCCTCAGATATTTCTGCCCCGGTGGGTTTGGACGACTGGAGAGTCTCGTTTCCAACAACAGGCTTCACATGTGCACATTTTCCACCTAATATTGACCATATGTTCACAAACACGAGTGCTACAttatatttactgtatttaaCATTGTATATATTGCCTCTCTGAGTCCGGCCTCCTCACTGCTCGGCTTCCCCAGTCGCGGCCTGCATACCAGAGAGCCGGCAGCCTGATGCTAATCTGCAGCTGCCGGTGGAATTTCTTGCATGCCTTAAAGTGGAATGTCCGATCTCTCATCTGCCACATGGGCCCCATCAGTCTGCGGTGCACCTgagtaagttttttttttaacagaaaaacgCAGATGTCAATCATCACGTCATCAAATTCTGTTTCAGAGAGAACAATCACgtgaaccagcagggggcgacatcGCCCCAAACAAGCCAATAGAGGTTCGCTTGGGCGATACCGTCAAAAATACTTTAAATAGACGTTAGGGTCCGTTAAACGTGCCCCTGGAGAGTGAACAGGTATCTGAAATGGACCAATTAAAACACAGGTTCATAAAAATGTTCTCAGAATTTATTGGAATTGTGACCATTTTTGCTAAACCTCACTGATGAATTCTACAGTTCCATCCAGCTaagaattgtgggtaatgtatTCTTTTGTAGATTCTAGAGTAGGATTTAAAAGCAATTTTGCAGCTTCCTGGAATGAGCGGGTCGCCTTCTGTGCCTTTGATGCATCTTGTCATCCTCGTTGTCTCTCTTTATAAAACTTATGTCGAGCCCCAAAGCTGTCAGCAGGCCCCAGAGCCATCCCATCATTTAATCACACTGGGTGGCTTATGTGCCTTTTATCAGCGCACTTCTAAATGCAACCGAAACCTAATTGGCCCTTTCAGAATCGAATATCTTCTTCACAGCAGAGAGCACTTTTAAACTAAGAGAAAAAAGGGCCTTGGTTGTCATAGTAACTGCCATGCTTGAGAGCATAATGAGAAGAGAAATGGGCGAATGGAAGTCCACTTGTTTGATATCTCCTTCCATGTTCATCCACAGGAAAAGCTGCTGGAGCGTGTGAACAGACTTTAATGTGATCACTGGACTGTTGGCTTTACATCCTtgtttaaaattcacattttaatgcGATGTAGTTCCTGTTTCAGCCGGATGCTGAAGGGAGGAAAGCGAGGGAGGCCGGACTCATTTTTCCTCCGTTTTTATGGACCCACCGAGGACTCCACGGGGGACGATCTACCGGTCCTGCCGTGCATTTAGTGAGGCTGTTCCACAGGATAGATGATAAAAACTCTTCCTGTGAATTCCACAGAGAGATCTTACCGCACCAGCGCATTAACTCCAAACAGGAGGCATCATGGGAGCTTCTCAGCAACAGATTGGGATTTTCACGTGACAACCGCTCCAAAAATATCAAGAGTTTTACATTtaagaacaacaataatgtGCTCTAATGAAGGCTAAGTACACGTGTGATTGGCTGAAAGAGACCTGAGGAAGAGTCCCAGAAACCAAATCAGGTGGAATGATCAAAAACTTCTGCAATAATAAATCTCTAACGGCCGCTCACTGTAATCATGTTTGGAGCACCTCTGCAGCTAGCTCTGTCCTGTCCCCGTCCTCATCTTCAAACCTGGACCAGGACAAGAACAGTTAGACACTAGATCATCTAGAAGGAAAGAAGAATTAGTAAACAGGCGGCAGATGTGAGACGACGTGTTTTATCCTTTATAGTAGAGAAGAAGACAGTCAAGTTTAGGAAATAAGTCAAATATGAAGAGTTACCCTGAGGAAAGCAGCACCACTATCCACAGGCCCCgagggttcaaaggtcaactCTGTTCTAAGTGGATAATGTTACAGTGAGGCAGGAGAGGATTTAAGCTGAGCTAATTAGCGTGTCCAGTGGATGGAGGAACGCCGTTTTTTCCCGTCTGGGCCCGAGGACTCTCGAGGGAACGCATTCATCCCGTGTGGCGTTTTGGAAATAAACTCCCGAACTCCAGCTTAAACAGCTCGTCGGCCCACTCCAGGGAGAAGGACGGGTTGTTTGGACGAGGCCGAGCTGCAGCGGAGGGAGAAGCTGTGCGGGGTTGACCCGCTGACCGAGGAAGAGTCGCCCCGgttctgcagggctgcagaggCTCTGCTGTTCCTGCAGTGACAGAAACCCCCTCTGCTCCTGGGTTATGAATCTGCTGCTCCAGAAATGGCTCATTCTACCCTTCAGCGCTTACCTAAACAGGATGTGCGGAGATCTCCACTTCAGTCCAGACGCTTTGAGAGTTTAGATCGTTGGATCAGGGTTTTACAGGGTCCAAGTGGGCGTTTTGTCACTAAATCGGCGtgagccctgtgtgtgtgccgaGGACCCTGTTGCGTAACACCACTGTCCTGGGAATTGTTGACAAAAATCTATTTTACAGCCAAATTGCACAATATTGCCATAACGAGGTCTCTCGGCggggctgtttttgtctgtttccactGACAAACCCCACAGTTGTAACACAGCAAGACTCAATTACCCCTCATTTTAATGCCCCGTGGCCTTTTTGCACCCTGGATCtgacttttctgtttgttgtccCCCACCAATTCTACCTCTATGATGTCATATTATTGATTAATGAGGTGTGATGGACACAGAGAGGACAAAACCGTGCAACATGTGACCCGTTTGACCGACGATGCTACGCTAGATTTAACAAGTCGTTGCCTAGGATATGGACAGAACACCAGAGGGTCCCAGAACTCCCAAATAAGGCTCACAGGGATGTGCAACGATGGTGTCAAGTGGAAAAACAGAGTCAGGAAAAGACCCAAATTTCAGATTTGGACAGAATTCCCAGCGAGAGGTCGCAGGAGGAGACAGTTGAGCTCTGGACTCTtcacctcctaaccctaaccctcaccctcaccctcaccctcaccctcctcttcctccatcagctccccACAGTtcccaccatcaccccccctcccccagagccAGTGATGAGGTCAGGAGAAGCACTTTCACACAGGAATTACAACAAAATTCTAACTAACAACAATTCAGATCTTCCACCTTTAGGAGACTCCGCCCACTGACCACCAGACAATGAGCTGGTTTAATTTTCCTGGACAGTCAGTAAGAGGAAGTCGAAGTGAACGGGTTTTGGTTTCCCACCTCGGGGCTGAATAATGAAAGTCGGCTGTTCTGTCATGAGGAGCACCAGGAGAAAACACCCAGTATTGTCTGAGCTGCAGCGCAACCAGGAAACAAACCGCTTCTGTTGCccaattcttctttttttccccgccCGCCTCCACCGAGGACAGTGGAAGTTGGGCGCTAAGCAAACGCGGCGTTTTCCACGTGTCCTCatgtaaatgtgacatttgaagGTTACTACCGTGTTTCTGGAGGCATAAGACAGACAGGAGACGTCAGGATAGAGCTCGTTTTTTAATTACAAGTGCACGGCTGCAGGATTTTCATTACACTAATCACgtatataaagaaaaaaacaggacgTTTGGACAGTTACAGGATCTTCTAGGAGGCTAAGACAGAGCAGAGTTGAGGCAGTTATAGAGGTGATGGAGCGCTGCTTGGATGGATGCTAAAGAGGAGCGTTTGCATGCGTCTGGCGGCCTTCTGCAGTCCTCGAGGAAGTGGGAACACGTTCCAGGCTGCATCATTTCATCCCTTTCGGAGCTAATATTTGAGTTGACTGGAGTGTCCTCGGACCGCCGCGGTTCTCTCCTAGCTGCTGATCTTGGTCAGCATCTTGTTGATGGCCTGTTTGACGTGGGTGGTGGAGCTGCGGCGTCTGGCCTTGCCCTGCATGGCCTTGCGGCGCCGCACCTCGCGGCACAGCTCGTAGAAGGCCTCGGCGACCGAGCCGCCCTCGCTGGCGCACGCGGAGCACTCGTAGAAGGCACAGGCCATCTCGGCCGCCAGGCGCTCGCCTTCCTCCGTGCCCACCTGCCGCGCGTGGTCCAGGTCGGACTTGTTACCCACCAGGACCAGGGGGACGTTTTTGggcttcttcacctcctctaaGAGACTTCGTAGCGGCGCCACCTCCTCAAAGCTTCCTCGGTCGGTGATGTCATACACGATTACGAAGCCGTCGCCCCATCGCATGTGGCCCTCCTTCTGCTGGACGTCCTCCTGTGGTGGGAACAAAACATTCAAAAACTGGAATTCAAACCCTAACTAGAGCCCCTTTCACACCAACAGTAGCTTCCAAACATGGTTAAAGCCGCTAATAGCAGGCGCTTGAGTCTGGACCTACAGCTAACGCACCGTGTGTCTCTTTAGACGTCGCCACATTCGTGCTGTCAGAAAACATGGTAGTTAACGTTGGATAGCAGCATGGAAGCTAGCGGTAGCATTGCCTTCCTGTTTCCGATTTCTCAGAAGTTCTTTCAACGCATGTAAACTGCAGAGACGCGACATTCAAGTGCTGCTTGAACAGAGAAGTAGGACGTTTTGGGGGGAGATGGCGGTGATGTCATCCCAAAAGGTCGCATCATTCCAAATGTAACGGAGCTCCGGAATGGAATAAAAATCTGGGTCTACCGCAGGATCGTTGGCTCCCCTCATTCCCAACAACTAAAAATGCAGCATATTCGCTCTGTGAAAATCCTTTCATTCCTCTCAGGCGTACGTACAGCAGAGGGGTCCAACAAGCACAAAAATGCCATTTCTATTCAGGCGCTACATCGGGGGCGGGACCTTTCCATTATTCTGCCCTGAAGCCCAAATTTTCATTGAACAATTCTTGTGTAACAGCAGTTGAAAAGGTTTTCTTTAGAGAATACTGTGGAGAGATGCAGACCATCATCTGTGTGCCCTCGCACCCTTTCCTCCTCGCACCCCCGCGGTACTGCGGCGCCGCAGCCACCTGAACCAGTGGCACCATTCAGGCATGTGGCTCCTGATTCGATCACGCCGGAACAGAAACAGACCCGTGTTGTTATAACGGGACTTTAGTCTGTGGCCGGGAGCCAAACTCATCTCGAGCTACTCTTATTGaccaagacccccccccccccctccactttctttcttttatagAAATATTTTTACCACTATTGACTCAAGAATAGTGTGTTTCACCTGGCCTGCTGTGTCCAGAatctccatggtaaccaccTCATCGTCAACGTTTGCCTGATGGCGATATGTTGATTCTGCGAGACgagaaaaacatctttttttcagAGGACAGAGCTGCTACGAGCACAAGGACAAGAGACACGAGGACGATGTTGGTTCTCCTGGACTGATGTTCCTGTAGAAAATGTGGAACCCTCAGACATCTCTGAAACATTCAGACATCTCTGGAACACTCAGACATCTCTGGAACCCTCAGACATCTCAGGAACCCTCAGACATCTCTGGAACCCTCAGACATCTCTGGAACCCTCAGACATCTCTGGTATCAGACGTcagttcctgcagctctgcctgaTCGCACCTTCTGAAAGAACTGGCTTGTGTCAGGCTCATGCAGGGAGGTTAacaaggacttcctgctcattttctttatgttcttGTTCTGGGATGCTAATTTGAGCTAATCGGTAGCTCTCTGGCTCCCGTGGTGATCCGAAAACGTCACTTCAAGCTGCTGTGAAAAGCGTCCGAGTCCCGGAGCAAGAGCGCAGGTGTGAACTGTGACCCTGACCGCTGACCTCCTCCACCCACGAGTCATGTGCCTGAATtagtgtttcagtgtgtgtgtgtatcaaagTGTATCAGTGCTGAACGACGGCACCAAAACCTCATTTTTCTCACTTTAATCAAGAAAAGGGAGAATTGGTCCATCTTGACAGGAGATTGTGGCAGAATTTGCATAAAGCTGCACCATCATGTGCCTATTTTGGGTCTGACAGATGTTTTTCTCCACCTGTCTGACCCGTTTAAAGCCCTATGGACCaggttctggaccaggttctggACGTTTCAGAAGCTCCAAACCTCTGGCAGTGATATGTTAAAGCCCACAGCAGAGATGTTGAGATCAACACTGACGCTCGCTCATCCAGCTGTGCCACAGGTGCCCTCGCCTCTCCGGGGGGGCATAAAGCGGCGTCCTGTGACGCAGGCGAGGGGACGCAGAGCCCCGAGGTGGAAGCAGAAGGTTGATTTATGGCTGCTTGGCTGGAGACATGGGGAGTCGGAGGGGGATCAGCCTTAAGCAGCAGGAGAACGGTGGGATAGTTTATTACAGGAAGCTTCACCCTGTCGGCAGCAAACATCCATCCAGGcctgtgtgtacgtgcgtgtgcatgtgagtaAATGCTCTGACTGCAGGCTGAGCACATTTAACCTGTTGAGTGACACTTTGCTGGCATCGCTCATTAAGTCTCCTCTGCCTGCAGGCGGCTTTGGCAGAGCCACAAGAAAAACACTGTCACTCACTCACATCCATCACGTTTGCTCCAGACCGTCACGGGAGCAGAACGCTCAGCCCCCCCACGTGCGTTTGTCAGTGTGAGCTGCACTTTTTTATTGATTCTTGCACATCCTGCACTAAATTATGGACCCTCTTTCCAGCATGTGCAGCACTGTTGAGGCTTTTAGAGTCTTTTATGGAGAAGAAACATCTTTAAAACAGAATGTTGGGTTCCATCAACGTGATCTGAATCAATCCAGGATCACAAGGaaatctccagcatcttcttGTTGCCTGGGAGCAGACGGCATCCCAACAGAGTCCCGGCAGTCAGGTGAGGAGCTGAGCTACTTCCTAAACACGGAATTCAAAGATGTGTCCCTCGTTCATGCACACATTTAACTAAGTGTAAAAGTAGAATTAAACCCTGGCAGCAAATTACATCATCAAGCtaatgtcaccccccccccacccctttggtataaaaatatatacaaaCTTGACAGGAAGGATTCataaaaataacaaccaacTGAAGCTATAAGGTGGGAAAGTGTCGCCCCGGAAGGAGCGTTCAGGAAATGACCTGACAGCGTTTCATGTAAGGTGTGCCTCATGTGCACCAATAGCTGTAGGCATCACATTAAAAAGAAGGTTCCATGTGCTAGAAAGCAGCACATTCACTTCCCAGCAAACCTTCTTCACGCCTCTCGGCAGTTCCAAATATAGATAAtggcttccatccatcatccgtggGTCCAAAAGGGAAGATTGGCCACCAATTAGCTTCTCTGTGGCGCTCGGCAGAAGAAGTGTCATTTTCTTTGCATTAGCTGGAGATAAAGGgagggtggcggcggcggcggcggcggcggcggtaaAAGCAGGAAGTGTCTTACCGAGTGTTGGGTCGTACTCCCAGATGAAACGTCGGGTCAGAAACCTCACCACCAAAGCTGTGGAAGGCAACGAGCGGGAAGTCAGTTAGGAGGAAGATTAGCATCATTTGGTAATGGCGTcgatttctttatttgttaatTTACTAAttaagaagggaaaaaaaagcatctctGGCAGATCAGCAGTAATCAGCTGAGCTGTAATGTCTGTTTCCTTCATTCACAGAATTAGAGTCCATTACCTCTCTATCACAcaccagcctgtgtgtgtgtgtgtgttgtgtgtgtgtgtgtgtgtgtgtgtgtgtgtttgcctgtatTTTCCTGGCTCATCTCAGATCTCAGATCTACATATTCATTTGTCACCAGCACCATAGAAACTCTTATCTGTCTCTTATTATGTCGCCGCCTTCCTGCTTGACAAACAAATACAGAACATGTCCTATTAAGGCGGCGAACATTACTCTTCCATTCACCCTCCAGCGTTCTTGGATCTGCTTTTAGTGCCTGATTTCTTCGTCTGAGCCCTGCAGAGCTCCTTCCTGGGTTATCCAGCGAGCCGCATGGCAACGAGCCTTGGAAAGCACCAAAATACCCTCCCGTTAAGGACACGCGGTGGCTGAGAATTTAAgctaaaacaacaacagcttcGATCGCTGCTCCATTTTTATGAATCGTCTTTATGCTTCTATTGATCTCGCTGCAACAAGGTTCAGGCTGTGCGGACACGGTCAATAATGCCAACTGCACTGCTCGCTGCTGAAGTTCCCGTGCAGATTTCCATGGTAACACAGGCTCCAGTGAGGAAAGGCATGGCTCTGTGGGTCGTAGAGGCTGATCATTTCACCCTCTTTGCTAAATCTTCCCAGCATGTTAATGAAGTGACAGCTAATAATCCAGTTTGCTGAGAAACTAGATGTGATTGATGAAGGAAACGACATCCATGAAAAGGTTTTTGCATCTTTTGCTGCCTGAACTTTGCGTGAATGACAGACTCAAACGTGGCCTCACGCTCCTGAGCACGAGTGACTCCGCTTGTGTCTGCATCTTCACGGGCTTCCTAAACTCCCACCTGTAGTGAAAAGACTATGGGAAAATAACTCTGCCTTTGAACTGGGAACTGTCTCTGTCGGGATTAGGCTCAACATGGAAAAGGATAAAACAAAAATGCTGCCAGTCGGAGTCCAGATGCCAGGATTCATCAGGACAAGAAAGTGTGAGTTTGGCTTTCAGATGTGTCAGTTTGTGATCAGCCGAGGTTCAAAAGTCCAGAAAAGGATTAAGTTCCTTCCCAAAGTTCCATccgttcctgtcctcctccttctttcctGCAGACCAAACGTGCATTGAGGCAAAGCAAATGTGCAGCGTCCCACTTTCAGCTGGTGCCCGAGAGCGGCGCTGCAGCAGGTTGTTTGtcggaaccccccccccacaacccccccgcAGCACACTGACAATTCCCGTTCCACCCGGCGTGGTCGGTCGGCTGGATTCCAGGTAGACGGAGTAACCAATGGGGTGTGAAGTCCTTTCCTCATTAGACGTAACCGTATCTCCGGCTTTTCAGCGCCACCAGGTGAAATGGACACAGGGAGAAAGAGGGGCCTTTGTTTCCGTGCGTCGGTGTGGACACTGTGGCCCAGATTCATGGAAGGGCTGCAGATGCAATAACGTGCACTGGATCACCGACTGTGCAGGCAGAGGAAAGCTGGGAACAATAGTGTTTCTCTCCCGAGACTCCGGCCTCGCACTATCGCA
This window harbors:
- the rerg gene encoding ras-related and estrogen-regulated growth inhibitor, encoding MAKSPEVKLAVFGRAGVGKSALVVRFLTRRFIWEYDPTLESTYRHQANVDDEVVTMEILDTAGQEDVQQKEGHMRWGDGFVIVYDITDRGSFEEVAPLRSLLEEVKKPKNVPLVLVGNKSDLDHARQVGTEEGERLAAEMACAFYECSACASEGGSVAEAFYELCREVRRRKAMQGKARRRSSTTHVKQAINKMLTKISS